The sequence TATTATCTTCTGATGGCAGGTCAAGATTCACCCAAACCAGTTTAATACCATCGCGCTGCTCCCTTTGTTTCCAGGCATTGATCATATTAGGATAATCCTGCTTACTTAAAACCACTTCATCACCTGCTTTCAAAGGCAACCCGAAAATTACTGTTTCCAGCGCCTCAGAAGCATTTCGATGAATGGCGATTTCATCGGGCAGGCAACCGGCCAGTGTGGCCAGGTTTTTCCTTAATGGCTCCCGGCCCTGGTCCAGGATACGCCACATATAATAACTGGGGCCTTCATTGCTTAGGTCATGGTATCGCTTCATGGCATCCTGAACTACTTTGGGCGATGGACTTACTCCCCCATTGTTGAGGTTGATCAGGGTTGGGGATACGGTATAAGCTTGCTGGATGGCATACCAGAAATCTTCTTCCCCTGCCAGCTGGCCGGGCGAAGAATTGGAAAACCGTTGCAGGTTCCTTTCTAGTTCACGGCTCCATACCGGCTGTGTGAATGCCGCCAAAACAGATCCCAGGCCTATTTTACCCATACCGGTTAAGAAACTTCGTCTGCCAGAGCTAACCATAGTGAAGATTTTCATTAAATCTAATATGTATTTGGGTAATCTATGGTTGATTTCGTTTTTTGCAGAATTTTTTGGCAGTGAAGGCCTTGCCCATTATTTTTGCACTCCCATTAGGGAAAGGATTGGCCTATAGTATAATGGTAGTACGACAGATTTTGGTTCTGTTTGTCTAGGTTCGAATCCTGGTAGGCCAACAAAAATTGAAAGCTGTGATCTTCAAAAGATTGCAGCTTTTTTTTATGCGGTGCTATTTCTTTTTTCCCCTTCCACGACTCACCCCTGGATCCATTTTTCCTTCCTGGACCTGCTGTAAAAACCTGTAAACCGGGTACTGATTTACTGGTTATCCTGGTATTATTTCGGCATCATTATTATACCATCCTCCGGTCATCCTCCGGTCTTTTTAAGGTTTACTTCCGTAAATAACGGAAGATTACCCTAGAATAACCTAATAATAACCTGAGAATAATACTTGCATAATATAGAGATTATGCTTACCTTATATGCCAAATACTTATGATATGGCTATAAACAGGGACCTGAATAGTTTCCTGGCGAACTATTCCGGAAAAATCGGTGGCATGCTGGTGTTGAAAAAATATGCTTCGGGTTCTGTACTCAGTAAAATACCGGATATGTCCAGGCGTAAACTGAGTCCAAAGCAACTGGAAGCCAATGAACTGATGGGTGATGCCAACCACTATGCAAAATTCATTATCGCAGATCCGAAGCGGAAAGCTGCTGCCGCGAAAAAACTGGGCGTTCACATGAACCGGGTTTACCACAGGCTGGTGGCTGATTTCATTTCAAAAGGCGGGGACCGGTCCAAACTGCTCACATTTGACGGGAAGCCGCCGAAAAAAAAGTGAAAATTATACCCCATGCACATCGAAGCCTTCCAGGAATTCTGTCTCTCACTGCCGGAGGTAACCGAAGAATTCCCTTTTGGACCGGATACCCTTGTGTATAAGGTCCGCGGAAAAATGTTCGCCCTGACCAACCTGAACGCATTCGAAAGCATTAACCTGAAATGCGATCCCGAAGAAGCTATTGAATTGCGGGAAAGGTATCCTGCTGTTACGCCGGGTTACCATATGAATAAGAAACACTGGAATACTGTGGCCCTTGACAACACCATAAAAGATTCCCTGCTGTATTCCTGGATCCGGGCATCCTATGACCTCGTGCTATCTGGCATGCCTAAACGTAAATAAATGACCGCATATGAACTGATCGCCCGGGGTGAATTGGCCAACTGGCAGAAGAAAATGCAAAGAAGACCATCTTTGCTGAATAGCCTGTCCAAAAAAGTCCAGACCAAAATCAATACCTGGATCCCTGAAAAAATTCACCATGCCATTACTGTCGCTATCAGGCAAATGGTGAAGGGTGTCATATTCGGGGCAGCCTATACCACCTCCAGGGACTTACCAACCGGCAACCTGCAAAAACGTGAGGAAGCCATTCAGAAAAAAATAGACCTGTACCGCCATACAGCGGCGATTGAAGGCGGTATAACCGGTGCCGGTGGGATATTGCTTGGACTGACCGATTTCCCGTTACTGATCGGGATAAAACTTAAACTACTTTTTGATATCGCTGCTTTATACGGCATTGATGTAAATGACTATAAAGAACGGGTGTATATCCTGCATATTTTTGAACTGGCCTTTTCAAGCGACGAGCACAGGAAAAAGATCTACCTGAAAATGACCAACTGGGATGAAAAGAAAAAATACATGCCTGATGATATGGCGCAATTTGACTGGAGAAATTTCCAGCAGGAATACCGTGATTATATCGACCTGGCCAAAATGGCGCAACTTTTACCATTGATCGGCGCACCTGTTGGCATCATTGCCAACTACCGGCTCATGAACAAACTTGGGAAAACAGCCATCAATGCTTACCGGATGAGGATCCTGCTTCCCTGATCAACTCAACCTGCCAGGTATTGCTGCATCTGCAGTAAACAGGCCTGCAAACTATCTTTCCAGGGAATGAGCTGCACATGGAATACCGCGCTGATTTTATTTGTATTGAGTACACTATAAGCCGGACGTTTTGCCGGGGTCGGGTAAGCTGAACCTGGGATTGGATGCACTTCACAGGGGCTTTTAATCATGTCGCGGATGGCCACAGCAAAATCATACCAGCTGATCATCCCGCTATTGGAATAATGAAATGTTCCACCCATGTCTTTCGTGGTTGGATCCGCATCTAAAAAGGCGATAATATCTGCAATTGCCTTCGCGAGATCTGCTGCGTAGGTGGGTGATCCGAACTGGTCATTGACCACATTCAGTTCCTTTTTTTCCGCCATTAAGCGGATCATTGTTTTCACAAAATTATTCCCATAAACTGAATAGACCCAGGAGGTGCGAATGATGATTGCATCAGGAAGGTAGGATAAAGCCAGTTGCTCGCCCCTTAACTTCGACCGGCCGTAAACACCCAAAGGATGTACTGTAGCCGTTTCTTCAATAGGTGTGGTTGCCGTACCATCAAATACATAATCAGTGGAAATATGTACCAGCCTGCAATGGTATGCGGCACAGGCTTTAGCAAGGAATCCTACAGCATCACCGTTGACCAGCATGGCTTTTTCAGGTTCGGTTTCAGCCTTATCAACCGCAGTATAAGCAGCACAATTGATACAATAATGTGGCTGGTGTTTTTTGAACCAGGCTTTTACAAGTCCTTCTTCATGAACCGGTAATTCTTTACTATCTGTAAAAAGGAATTCAAATTGTCCATATAGTGCGGACAGTTGCCGCAACTCACTTCCAAGCTGGCCATTTGCACCGGTAACAAGAATTTTTTTCATCTGGTTAGATACTGAATGAGTGTTGGCCTTCTTCAAAAAGCGGATATAGTTTATCCTTATCAGAAAGGATCATCTGGTGTTCAGGCACCATCCAGTCGATCTGCAGGGAAGGGTCATTAAAGCGAACTCCGCCTTCACTTTCCTTATTGTACAAGACGTCACATTTATACAACACCTCAGCAGTTTCAGAAAGTACTGAATACCCATGGGCAAAACCTTTAGGAACCAGCAACTGGAGTTTATTCGCGGCGGTCAGTTGGATGCTGTACACCTGTCCAAACGTTGGCGAACCTTTCCTGCAATCGACCACCACATCCAGGATCGACCCTTCTATGGCCCTGATCAATTTGGTTTGCGCGTAGGGATCATGTTGGAAATGCAGTCCGCGAACAACACCGAATGTAGACCGGGCCTGGTTATCCTGCACAAATTGGTAGTTGATGCCGGCAGCTCTAAAAGTGGCGACATTATACGATTCAAAAAAATAGCCCCGATCATCGCCAAACACACGC comes from Flavihumibacter fluvii and encodes:
- a CDS encoding MmcQ/YjbR family DNA-binding protein, with protein sequence MHIEAFQEFCLSLPEVTEEFPFGPDTLVYKVRGKMFALTNLNAFESINLKCDPEEAIELRERYPAVTPGYHMNKKHWNTVALDNTIKDSLLYSWIRASYDLVLSGMPKRK
- the rfbD gene encoding dTDP-4-dehydrorhamnose reductase; the protein is MKKILVTGANGQLGSELRQLSALYGQFEFLFTDSKELPVHEEGLVKAWFKKHQPHYCINCAAYTAVDKAETEPEKAMLVNGDAVGFLAKACAAYHCRLVHISTDYVFDGTATTPIEETATVHPLGVYGRSKLRGEQLALSYLPDAIIIRTSWVYSVYGNNFVKTMIRLMAEKKELNVVNDQFGSPTYAADLAKAIADIIAFLDADPTTKDMGGTFHYSNSGMISWYDFAVAIRDMIKSPCEVHPIPGSAYPTPAKRPAYSVLNTNKISAVFHVQLIPWKDSLQACLLQMQQYLAG
- the rfbC gene encoding dTDP-4-dehydrorhamnose 3,5-epimerase, which codes for MAFIETGFPGLLIYEPRVFGDDRGYFFESYNVATFRAAGINYQFVQDNQARSTFGVVRGLHFQHDPYAQTKLIRAIEGSILDVVVDCRKGSPTFGQVYSIQLTAANKLQLLVPKGFAHGYSVLSETAEVLYKCDVLYNKESEGGVRFNDPSLQIDWMVPEHQMILSDKDKLYPLFEEGQHSFSI
- a CDS encoding EcsC family protein, with amino-acid sequence MTAYELIARGELANWQKKMQRRPSLLNSLSKKVQTKINTWIPEKIHHAITVAIRQMVKGVIFGAAYTTSRDLPTGNLQKREEAIQKKIDLYRHTAAIEGGITGAGGILLGLTDFPLLIGIKLKLLFDIAALYGIDVNDYKERVYILHIFELAFSSDEHRKKIYLKMTNWDEKKKYMPDDMAQFDWRNFQQEYRDYIDLAKMAQLLPLIGAPVGIIANYRLMNKLGKTAINAYRMRILLP